In Clostridia bacterium, the genomic window TCACACCGATGGGCGGACTGGTGTCGTGCAGCCGGACCTGCGCGGGACCGGAGATGCCGACCCAGAGATCGCTCGCCAGCTGAGTCATCGAAAAATAGTTGGCGACGATGGCTTCCAGTTCCCGGTCTTCGAGCTTTTCGATCTCCTTTGGTTGGAAACGCGTGGCTTCGTCGGCGCGTTTGACGAAGTCGTCCTGATACTGCGTGCCCTCATACAACCTATTGAGAATTTCCGCGGTCCAGTTCGGATGACTGTAGGTCCAGGCGACCGGGATGATCTCGGCGCCTAACTGTTGGAGCCGTACAACGATCGTGTAGATCAGCTTCTTATTACTGCTCTCGATGTAGACGCGGCCTTCGTTGAAGTCCAGGAGCACCGGAACCTGTTTGCGTACGGGGGCCGTTACGCCGAGCGTTTCCTGGTCAACCGACTTCTTGTCGATCGCTTGCAGAAACCGATAAGGCCGCTCCAGCAAAACATAGGAACGCTGCTCCTTGATGGAGGCTAGATCGCTGACGTCCTTCCATTCATTCGAGACGGCCCATAGGCCATACCAGGGCATTGTGGCGTGAAGCTGGAACTGCGCTACGGTGAACCCATAGCCCCCGCAGTCCAATATCTCTGCGGGAAGGGGGTGATCGGAACCTGCCTCGTGTTCCGTGATCGCATACTGCGCGAGTGCCTCCTGGTGCTCTAAACCGATTGGATGCTCTTCGTCGAGACGGGGAGCGCCGAACGGATTGATTCCGAGCGCATCGGAACTGAATTGCCGGGTGACGGCGGATGCGGCCATCTGCGAACAAGCCGCCATAACCGGTCGGTCTTCCAGGCTTGTTCTGAAGGTGTCGAGTGACTCTTTCGCGAGCCCAACGATGGCCCAAGTACCACGTCCAAACATGCGCACTTCCTGTTTTGTTCTAATGAGGGTCGATCAACACCTGAAGCTGGCAGCGCGAGGGAACTGGTCGGCTGGAAAATCGGAAGGTCTAGCCCCCCAATCTCCGGGCCCGTGAACCCCATGGCTTGGCAATTGACGCCTGACTCCCAACCTTTTTACCACGATGCGGGTTTCGGCGGGTCTGTTCCCGCTCAACCTGCTCGGCGCCGGTCGATCTGCATAGTCTACACGGGACACCAGCGCGCTACGGAAGATCGTGCTCGATCTACCCAGTTTTTGGATGGCGCGGTCGCCGCGCGGCATACTCCGCCGGGTGCACACCCGTCAGGAGCGGCAACTCCATTTCCTCGTTGTCGACGAGCCCGTCTGGATGACGGCCCGCCGAAGTAATCGTGCCCGTAGAACCATGTCGGATCGGCGACGAAGCCGGCGTTGTCAATGCACCACGCATGCTCCATAGGTCGAGGAAGGTCGCGTAGCCCTCAACGTACGTGAACCGCTTGGGAAGCTGAATCCGGCGGCGCCGAGGAGGAAGTAGCCACTCCCGTCCATGCCGACCGGTGTAGCAGTTACCCGGTGGCCGCCCGCTCCTACCCTGGTGTTGTATTCACAACCTCGGCCGGTGCCGTTCTGGCCGCCTTTTTGCCAGCGGCCGTACTGGTCACAGACTTCTTCCTCCGCGTAGGCTTCCGGACCGCGGATTTCTTCGCCTTGGCCTTCGGCTTCGCTTTCTTCGCTTCAGCCTCGGCCGCCTGCTCGCGTTCCTTGTGGAAGGCACTCCACTACTTCTAGAGCGCCGCTGCGATCCGCTTACGGCCGGCTGCTAATCTTCCGCTTCCTGGGCGCTGCGGCGGTCGTAGCTGTTGCCTGGCGGAATACGGCCGGCTCCGTTGTGCTCGGGCCATAGAGGGATTATATGGAGATTGGCGGCAGAGGGGAAGCTGGCTTTAGCTCAAGTGACATGCTCACATCCAGGGGCGGCGCGGTTGTTCCCCGAACTAGGAGCTGAACGGGGATTAGCACTTGACCCTGCAAATCGTCGCCCTTCTCCAGTTGGTCGATTAGCGCATTTGCTGCTATGCGCCCAACCTCCATGAGGTCCGCTTTGATAGTGGTCAATGCCTGAGCGCCCAGACCTAGGTCGTCATATCCTACGACGCTGATGTCCTTTGGGACTTTCATGTCAGCGATGGCCAGTGCTTCCATGACACCTAGTGCGACATAGTCGTTGGTCACCAGAAGAGCCGTGGGCAGACGCCCTGCCCCTATTAGTTTTTGCATACTGCGAAAGCCCGCCAGAACTCCCGGAACCAACTCGGAAACAGATAGGAATTGAGTGTACCGCGGGTGGTAGGTCAGTCCGCACGCTTCCAGCGATTGCCAAAAGGCCTCATACTTCTGGGAAGCCGAAAAACCGATAAACCCTATCTCGGTGTGGCCGAGCGTTCTCAGGTGCTCGACTGCCATTCGAGTACCAGTAGCGTAATCGATTCTGATTGCATCCATGGCCTCGTCGCCGACCAACAGGTCTACCGCAATCAGCGGACATTCCAAGCGCCGGAGTCGCTCGAACGCACCCCGGCTAACGCCGCCGACTACTAAGTTTCCGTCCAACCCTCCAGTCAAGTCGTCTTCTGCGAAGATCTGGTCGAGCGATTGAGTACTTTCGTCAATGGCATGGAACTGAAGGCGGTAGCCCCGCTCGCGGCAGACCTCTCCCACCCCGGTGAGGATTTGGTTATAGCCCGGTTGGACGAATCCAAAAATGCCGGCGCCGATCCAGAAGCCGATCTGGCGGACCCCGACCGCCTTCGGGTCGCACCTAGGAGCGGCTTTGGAGACGAACGTGCCCCGCCCGGCCATTCGGGAAAGGACGCCCTCGCTGAGGAGTTCTGTGATTGTTTCCCGTACGGAAGTCCTCGAGATTCCACATTGTTCGGCGAGGCTGCGCTCGGAAGGCAAGCGGTCCCCGGCTTTGAATGTGCCCTCGCGGATCGCCCTCAGCAGAAGGGTCCGTAGCTGTTGAGGAATAGAGACCGGTCTGTTCGCATCGATCAGATCAGGTCGCAGTTGCATTGGGGTGAGGTTCCATTTTTAGTGATCCACCCTACCACTATTACACGGTCTGACCACATCAGTCCACAACCGCCACGGACCAGGAGATCGTCCAGCCGGACGGTGGAAACGGGGGAGCGCCCGGGCGCTGAACCGGGCGCTCCACGGCGCGTGTTACCAAAGAAACTTCAATCCGAGCTGGATGGTGCGTCCCCGGTTGGAGTTGGCCGTGCTGACGGAAGCCTTGTTTAGAGTCCCGAACAGCGCGCTGGTGACGCTATTGTTGAAGGGCTGCGCGAGGAACAGGTACGTGTTGGTGGCATTGAAGGCTTCGGCGCGGAACTGCAGGCGGGTCTTCTCGGTGATCTGGGTTGTCTTGTTCAACGAGAGATCCACCTGCGGCGCGGAGTGCAGGCGTATGCGGCCGTCGTTGACGGTCGAAAAACGCGGGCTGTAGCGCGGCGGCACCAGGTAGTAGTACTCCTTGCAGCCGTAGCTCACGCTGTAG contains:
- a CDS encoding GntR family transcriptional regulator, translating into MQLRPDLIDANRPVSIPQQLRTLLLRAIREGTFKAGDRLPSERSLAEQCGISRTSVRETITELLSEGVLSRMAGRGTFVSKAAPRCDPKAVGVRQIGFWIGAGIFGFVQPGYNQILTGVGEVCRERGYRLQFHAIDESTQSLDQIFAEDDLTGGLDGNLVVGGVSRGAFERLRRLECPLIAVDLLVGDEAMDAIRIDYATGTRMAVEHLRTLGHTEIGFIGFSASQKYEAFWQSLEACGLTYHPRYTQFLSVSELVPGVLAGFRSMQKLIGAGRLPTALLVTNDYVALGVMEALAIADMKVPKDISVVGYDDLGLGAQALTTIKADLMEVGRIAANALIDQLEKGDDLQGQVLIPVQLLVRGTTAPPLDVSMSLELKPASPLPPISI